The stretch of DNA GCATGGCCGAGCGTCGTGCCGAGCGCCGCTCCCATGAAGAGCGAAGGAGCAAACGTCCCGCCGATCACGCCGCAGGACAGCGCGATCATGAAACCGGCGGTCTTGGCGCCGAACGCGACGGCCGCCGCGGCCCCGGATCCTCCTCCGCGGAGCCAGTCCGAGACGGTGCCGTAGCCGACGCCGAGGATCGCGGGAGAGAGAAGGCCGAGCGCGCCGATCAGCGCACCGCCGGTGCACGCCCGCGCGGCGGAGCTCGGGATCCAGAGCCGCATCCGCTGCTTGAGCCGCTCGATCCCGCGCATCGCGACTCCCGACGTCCCGCCGGCGAGGACGCCCAGGATGGCGAACCCCAGGAGCGCCCGGACGCCGGACCAGACGGCCGGAGGCGCGGCGAGCACGGGCCGCCCGCCCAGAAGGACGGTCTCGACGACCGCCGCCGCGACCGCCGCGACGATCGCGCCGCCCAGCACGCCCTTTTCGGCGGTGCCGAGGACCTCCTCGAGGGCGAACACGACGCCGGTGATCGGCGCGTTGAAGATCGCCGCGATCCCGGCCGCCGTGCCCGCGGGAATCATGCCTCGGACGACCTTGCGCGGGAGGTGCAGCCGGCGTGCGATGCCGGCCGCGAGACCGCTCGCGACGACGACGATCGGACCCTCCGGTCCGAGGGGGGCGCCGGAGCCGAGGGAAACCGGCGTCAGGAAGAACGTCGCGGTGACGCTCCGGAAATCGAGGAGCGAGGAATCCTCGCCGTACGCGCGCCGGACGCGCGCGAGGTTGGCCCCGCCGGCGCCCGGCGCCCAGCGGCGGATGAGGAGCGCGATCGCGAGCGCGACCACAGCGGGGGTCGCGACCACGAGGATCGGCCGGAGGGCGCCCGTCCGCGCGAGCGCGGGAACGATGAACAGGTCCTGCATGAACTTCACGAGCGCGTGGAATACGTAGGCCGCCAGGCCGCAGAGCGCGCCGATCGCGACCAGGGTCGCGAGGAGAAAGCGCCGGCTTCCGGCACGGACCCGCTCGAGGAACGCCGCCGTCATCGAATCCAGGAGCGCGACTGTTCCTCGAGGTCTCCCGCAAGGCGCCGCAGGACGCGCGCGGAGGCCTCGAGGTCCGCCGAGGACATCGAACCGAGCATCCGGCGCACTCCCGCCTCGACGGTCCCCGCCTTCGAGCGGTTGACCGCGCGCCCCTTGTCGGTGAGCGTGAGGATCATCCGGCGGCGATCCCGGGTGTCCGCGCGCCGGGTGAGGAGGCCATGGTCGACGAGGCGTGTCAGCACGCCGGTCAGGGTGCTCGGATGCACGTGCAGGATCCTGGCGAGATCGCCGGGGGAGATCCCCGGGATGTGCCCGACGATGCGGATCACGAGACGCTGCGGCCCGGTGACGCCGAGCGAGCGGCCCATCCGCTTGGAGGCCGACTGAAGGCCGTGGTCCACCGCCCACAGCAGGCGCAGGAACTCGACCGGCGCGCCGAGCGAAGCGGGAATCTCCGGCGTTTTCGATCGGGAGGCGTTCTTCTTCATCGCGGCTCCATTCGTCGGAGGTCCGACGGTCTCATCGTATCGCGAGAGGAGGAGCTGCGCCTGCATGATTCGGAACTCGAAGGAACCATGAAAACTCCGGCCGGCGCGGACGCGCCGGCGTATGCTCCCGTTCGTGAAAGTCGGACGGACGCTCCTCGCGGCGGGGCTTGCGGCGCTTTTCTCGGCGGCGGCCGCGGGGGCTTCGCCCCCCGCTTCCCGGGAGGGAGCGCGGGACCTGGCGCTCGCGCCGGACCTCTCCTTTACGGACGATTCGAGCGCGAATTTCCCGATCCGGGGAGCGGACCTGGCCTCCGGAGAGCTCGCCGCGGACCGGCCGACCGTCGTTTTCTTCGGAACGTCCCATTGCTTCAACACGAACCGCGAAGCCGAGCGCTTCGTCGCGTTCTACGCGCGTCACCGGGACGAGGCCCGCTTCCTGGTCGTCGATCTCGACCACGTCGCTGCCGGGCAGAAACCCCTCGTCTCCCGCTTCTATCGCGGCTACATCCCGACGCTCGCGTTCGTGGCTCCTTCGGGGACCGTCGTCTACGACCGGTCGGGAGAGACGTCGCCCCGCCGCGGAGACATCGCCGCCCTGGAGCGGATCCTGGCGCTCGCGCGATAAGATCCGCGCCAGAAAACACCGAAACGGGGGACGAAATGGCGGACGAGGTTTCCGCGCGCGCCCGGCTGCTGAAGGGCTGAGGCCCGCTACCCCGCGAGGCCGGAATGGCGGTTTGCGTGCGCTCTGTGACTGACCGTGAGGCGCGGCGAGGCGCGAGCCCGACGGGATGCGGGTTTCCGGCCGGCCGTGAAGGCGTACCGAAAGTCGTACGTCGAGCGGCCGGCTGGGAAGACGCGCCCGTCCGGCTCGATGCATCGCCGCGCCTGCTGCTAGATGCCGTCGTACTTCGAGTAGCCCTGGAGATTCCAGTAGTCGGGAGGCTCCGACGCTGAATACACGATTCTCGTGATCGCCTTGATGTTCTTCAATCCGAGCTTCATCGGCGCGAGCAGGCGAAGCGGCGCGCCGTGCTCGACCGAGAGCGGACGCCCGTCCTGGTGGGTCGCCAGCAGCGTCTGCGGGTGGCGTGCGGTCGGGAGGTCGATCGACACGAAGTACGGATCGGGCTCGCCGTCGCCGTCGAGGTTGACCGCCGATTCGAGCTTCGCCCACTTCGCGCCGGGCGCGGGGGGATGGGCCTCGAGGAAATCGGCGAACCGCAGACCGCCCCACCAGCCGATCGCGCTCCAACCCTCGACGCAGCACAGGCGCGTCACCTGGTCGCGATGGCGGAAGCGCGAGAGGAGGTCGTCGATCGTGAGCGTCTCCTTCCTTCCCGAGGCGAGCCCCTCGACCTCGAGCGTCCAGTCCGGGATGTAGTCGGGATCGGGCGTTTCTCCCGCATAGTTGTTCGGGACCGGGGTCCGGTCCCGCTTCCGGTACGTTCGAACGAGCCGGCGCGGGCTGTAGAGGGCCTCCGCGACGTCGTCGTCGAAGGTCAGCGCGCGATTCAGGACGTTCTCGCGGCGCTTCGCGCTCAGGCCGAGCCGTCCCTCGATCGAATCGAGGAACTCGCGCTGGCCGTCCGTGAGGACGTTCGCCCGCGTGTCGTCGGGGAGGAGGCCGTAGAAGGCCGCCGCCGCCGCCACGGCGCCCGCCCCGAACAGGAAGAAGTCCCGGCGGCTCTGCCGGCGCAGGCGCGATGCGGGGACGACGATGACTTTCGTGCCGTCGCCTCGTGCGGGAGCGATCCGCTCGCCGTCTTCGGGAGAAGCGGTCCCGGCCGGCGCTGCCGTCTCCGCGGGAGCTCCGGTGCTCGGCTTCGGACCCTCCGAAGCGGGCTCCGGCCGCGGCGGATTTGCGGGATCGGAAGACGTCCCGGAAGGCGCCGCCGCGTTCGGCTCCTCAGGACCCGTCATCATCCTCTCCTTGCCGAGCTCTCGCGGACCAGCCGACGATCATCGATCGGAACGTGTCCCAGCCGTCGGCGATCACGAGCACGACGTGCGGGATCACGAACGCGACGAAGAGCCAGAGCAGCAGGAAATGCCAGAGGCGTGCCCGGTCGTACCCGCCCAGGAGCCGTTCGAGCCAGCCGAGCTGCGCCGGCTTGTGGATCGCCCAGCCGGTCGCGACGGCGAGCGCTCCGGCGAGCGGCATCGAGACGTAGCCGAGCTTCTGGAGGGCGTTGTACTTCTCCCGTATGGGGGGATGAGGCCATCGCCGGCGGAAGAGCTTCGCGGGGACGAGGCCGCCGTAGTAGCGGATCATCGCGAGCGCGCCGCCGGCGTCCCTCGGCCGCGGAACGAGAGCGCGCCAGCCGCGCCCGAGAAGGAGGCCGGCGAGATAGAGCAGCCCGTTGGCCATGAAGAGATACGCGAAGAACCAGTGCAGGCGCAGCGCCTCGGCGAGGATCCCGTGCCCGAGGCTGAAGTGGTCGTAAAACCAGTTCGGCGGCCTCGCAAACCCCCGCTGCCCCGGAACGTGCGCGACGGCCCACTTCCCGATGTCGGCGAAGTAGTCCGTGTTCCCCGTCGTGTCGGGTGGGTGCTTGACGACCGGCGACGCCCAGTAGATCGAGAGCCCGCTCGCGATCATCATCAGCAGGATCGGGATGTTCAGCCAGTGCGAGATGCGCACGAGCGCGTGATGCTGGACGACGATTGTTCTCACCGGCTCACCGCCGGTTGTTCTCACCGACTCACCGCCG from Thermoanaerobaculia bacterium encodes:
- a CDS encoding chloride channel protein; this encodes MTAAFLERVRAGSRRFLLATLVAIGALCGLAAYVFHALVKFMQDLFIVPALARTGALRPILVVATPAVVALAIALLIRRWAPGAGGANLARVRRAYGEDSSLLDFRSVTATFFLTPVSLGSGAPLGPEGPIVVVASGLAAGIARRLHLPRKVVRGMIPAGTAAGIAAIFNAPITGVVFALEEVLGTAEKGVLGGAIVAAVAAAVVETVLLGGRPVLAAPPAVWSGVRALLGFAILGVLAGGTSGVAMRGIERLKQRMRLWIPSSAARACTGGALIGALGLLSPAILGVGYGTVSDWLRGGGSGAAAAVAFGAKTAGFMIALSCGVIGGTFAPSLFMGAALGTTLGHAMRLLFPGAGIAPSAYALAGMGAFFAGVLRCPIAAVLIVVEVTGDYGLVLPLMLSVALAMTVSRLLSPRNMVEQ
- a CDS encoding cytochrome b/b6 domain-containing protein; this translates as MRTIVVQHHALVRISHWLNIPILLMMIASGLSIYWASPVVKHPPDTTGNTDYFADIGKWAVAHVPGQRGFARPPNWFYDHFSLGHGILAEALRLHWFFAYLFMANGLLYLAGLLLGRGWRALVPRPRDAGGALAMIRYYGGLVPAKLFRRRWPHPPIREKYNALQKLGYVSMPLAGALAVATGWAIHKPAQLGWLERLLGGYDRARLWHFLLLWLFVAFVIPHVVLVIADGWDTFRSMIVGWSARARQGEDDDGS
- a CDS encoding MarR family transcriptional regulator, whose product is MKKNASRSKTPEIPASLGAPVEFLRLLWAVDHGLQSASKRMGRSLGVTGPQRLVIRIVGHIPGISPGDLARILHVHPSTLTGVLTRLVDHGLLTRRADTRDRRRMILTLTDKGRAVNRSKAGTVEAGVRRMLGSMSSADLEASARVLRRLAGDLEEQSRSWIR
- a CDS encoding molybdopterin-dependent oxidoreductase, which translates into the protein MTGPEEPNAAAPSGTSSDPANPPRPEPASEGPKPSTGAPAETAAPAGTASPEDGERIAPARGDGTKVIVVPASRLRRQSRRDFFLFGAGAVAAAAAFYGLLPDDTRANVLTDGQREFLDSIEGRLGLSAKRRENVLNRALTFDDDVAEALYSPRRLVRTYRKRDRTPVPNNYAGETPDPDYIPDWTLEVEGLASGRKETLTIDDLLSRFRHRDQVTRLCCVEGWSAIGWWGGLRFADFLEAHPPAPGAKWAKLESAVNLDGDGEPDPYFVSIDLPTARHPQTLLATHQDGRPLSVEHGAPLRLLAPMKLGLKNIKAITRIVYSASEPPDYWNLQGYSKYDGI